In the Flavobacterium acetivorans genome, one interval contains:
- a CDS encoding fatty acid desaturase family protein — MNNTAPTFAKQDPLKFFRTLNSRVNNYFKENNIQKTGNWKLHLKAVILFTVFLVPYFLILTLDMPFWAHLLLTIVMGIGMAGIGMNVMHDGNHGSYSNKSWINKIMGGTIYVLAGNVYNWQVQHNVLHHTYTNIPGHDEDLDAGRIIRFTKSAKWHSFHRFQQYYSVFLYGLLTFNWAITTDFKQMRNYLKRKLSYGEAKSPKILWTTLIITKIIYVTIWIALPIIIGITWWKVLIGFFVMHYTAGLILSIVFQLAHVVEETTNPSPNELGEMDNTWAIHQLFTTTNFAPKNKIVNWYTGGLNHQIEHHIFPNISHIHYGKIAKIVRETAQECNLPYYEYKTMRSAVIAHFKHLKELGMKPELN; from the coding sequence ATGAATAATACTGCTCCTACATTTGCTAAGCAAGATCCTTTGAAGTTTTTCAGAACACTTAACTCCCGAGTTAACAACTACTTTAAAGAAAATAATATCCAAAAAACCGGAAACTGGAAACTTCACCTCAAAGCTGTCATCTTATTTACAGTTTTTCTTGTTCCTTATTTTCTTATTCTAACCCTTGATATGCCGTTTTGGGCTCACTTACTTTTAACCATTGTTATGGGGATTGGAATGGCTGGAATTGGCATGAATGTCATGCACGATGGCAACCATGGATCGTATTCAAACAAAAGCTGGATTAATAAAATAATGGGAGGAACCATTTATGTATTAGCCGGAAACGTATACAACTGGCAGGTACAACACAATGTTTTACATCATACCTATACAAACATTCCCGGCCATGACGAGGATCTGGATGCAGGAAGAATCATCCGTTTTACGAAAAGTGCAAAATGGCATAGCTTTCACCGCTTCCAACAATATTATTCTGTTTTCTTATACGGTTTGCTTACATTCAATTGGGCGATTACAACCGATTTTAAACAGATGAGAAACTACCTTAAAAGAAAATTATCTTACGGAGAAGCCAAAAGTCCAAAAATCCTTTGGACAACTTTGATCATAACAAAAATAATCTATGTGACTATCTGGATTGCATTGCCTATAATCATTGGAATCACATGGTGGAAAGTGCTGATAGGCTTCTTTGTCATGCATTATACAGCCGGATTAATCCTAAGCATCGTATTCCAATTAGCACATGTTGTTGAAGAAACAACCAACCCTTCCCCAAATGAATTAGGAGAAATGGATAACACTTGGGCAATTCATCAATTGTTCACGACAACTAATTTTGCTCCAAAAAACAAAATAGTAAACTGGTACACCGGTGGCTTAAATCACCAAATAGAACACCATATATTCCCGAATATAAGTCACATTCACTACGGTAAAATTGCCAAAATTGTTCGTGAAACCGCACAAGAATGCAATCTGCCTTATTACGAATACAAAACGATGCGAAGTGCCGTTATTGCTCACTTCAAGCATCTAAAAGAGTTAGGAATGAAACCGGAACTTAACTAA
- the rsmG gene encoding 16S rRNA (guanine(527)-N(7))-methyltransferase RsmG produces MDEILKYFPNLTEAQKEQFAKLDLLYHDWNEKINVISRKDIDALYTKHILHSLGIAKIMKFEPGTYVLDVGTGGGFPGIPLAILFPETRFYLIDVIAKKIKVVQAVAEALELKNVKAEQIRAENVKGDFDFIVSRAVTNMPDFVSWVKTKIKKQHKHELKNGILYLKGGDLTEELKDFPKATQYDLADFFEDEFFETKKVVHLPLKFVAQ; encoded by the coding sequence ATGGACGAGATTCTTAAGTATTTTCCTAATTTGACTGAGGCTCAAAAAGAGCAATTCGCGAAATTAGACTTGCTATATCATGATTGGAACGAAAAAATAAATGTTATTTCAAGAAAAGATATTGATGCTTTGTATACAAAGCATATTTTGCATTCTTTGGGAATAGCTAAAATAATGAAATTCGAACCCGGAACTTATGTACTGGATGTGGGTACTGGCGGCGGTTTTCCCGGAATTCCATTGGCGATACTTTTTCCTGAAACACGATTTTACCTGATTGATGTCATTGCCAAAAAAATAAAAGTCGTTCAGGCTGTTGCCGAAGCCTTGGAGCTTAAAAATGTTAAAGCAGAACAAATTCGCGCCGAAAACGTAAAAGGAGACTTTGATTTTATCGTTAGTAGAGCGGTTACTAATATGCCTGATTTTGTTTCTTGGGTGAAAACTAAAATCAAGAAACAGCATAAACACGAATTAAAAAACGGAATTTTATATCTAAAAGGTGGAGATTTAACAGAGGAATTAAAAGACTTCCCAAAAGCAACGCAGTACGATCTAGCTGATTTTTTTGAAGATGAATTTTTCGAAACTAAAAAAGTAGTGCATTTACCGTTAAAGTTTGTTGCGCAATAA